In Roseicyclus marinus, the genomic window CGATCTGCGGCAGGCGCGTCACCTTGTGCTGGATGAGGCGGACCAGATGCTCGACCTGGGCTTCATCCATGCGCTGCGCAAGATCGCGCCCGCGCTGGGCACGCCGCGCCAGACCATGCTGTTTTCGGCCACGATGCCCAAGCAGATGGAAGAGCTGAGCCGCGCCTATCTGACCAATCCGCGCCGGGTGCAGGTGTCGCCCCCCGGCAAGGCCGCCGACAAGATCACCCAATCGATCCGCTACATGGAAAAGGGCGAAAAGCCCAAGGTCCTGCGCGAGATCCTGAGCCGCGATCCCGAGGCGCTGACGCTGGTTTTCGCCCGCACCAAGCATGGCGCGGAAAAGCTGATGAAGGGGCTGGTCGATGACGGGTTCAACGCCGCCTCGATCCACGGCAACAAGAGCCAGGGCCAGCGTGACCGGGCGATCAACGGGTTTCGGGATGGCAAGATCAACATCCTGGTCGCCACCGATGTCGCGGCACGCGGCATCGACATTCCGGGCGTGGCCTATGTGATCAACTACGAATTGCCCGATACGCCGGACAATTACGTCCACCGGATCGGCCGGACCGCACGGGCGGGCCGCGAGGGCGAGGCGATCGCGTTTTGCTGCGCCGAGGAGGTCGATCTGTTGGTGCAGATCGAGAAGCTGATGAAGGTGGAGATCCCGGTTGCCTCGGGGACGCGCCCCAAGGCGGTCAAGATGGAGAAGCCCCAGCGTGGCGGCGGGCGCGGTCGTGGGCCGGGTCAGGGCCAGGGACAGGGCAAGGGATCGGGCAAAGGTCCGGGCAAGCCCGCCCATGGTCGGCCCTTTGCCGATGCCAAGCCGCAGGGCCGCGGGCCGCGCCGTCGTCGGGCCGCGTGAGGCGGGGGGTTGGGGTGCGCCGTGACAGGCGCACCACCCACAATCTGCGCCCGACTCGCGTAGGGTGTGCGTTCACGCGCAGCATTATCCAACGCACAAGGTAACGCACCGCAGGGTGGGGGCGCGTTCTCGTGGTGCGCCTGAAGGCAGCACCCTACCCAGCCACCGCGCGTCGGATGTAGGGTGTGCGTTCACGCGCAGCATGATCCACCGGTGGAGGGATTTG contains:
- a CDS encoding DEAD/DEAH box helicase, which codes for MFDFDMLGLNKVLRNALKAGGFDKPTPIQNQAIPLALEGHDILGLAQTGTGKTLAFGLPLIAHLMEDETRPQTRTARALILAPTRELVNQIADSLRHFTMNTPIKIATVVGGQSINRQIGTLARGVDILVATPGRLIDLMDRRAVDLRQARHLVLDEADQMLDLGFIHALRKIAPALGTPRQTMLFSATMPKQMEELSRAYLTNPRRVQVSPPGKAADKITQSIRYMEKGEKPKVLREILSRDPEALTLVFARTKHGAEKLMKGLVDDGFNAASIHGNKSQGQRDRAINGFRDGKINILVATDVAARGIDIPGVAYVINYELPDTPDNYVHRIGRTARAGREGEAIAFCCAEEVDLLVQIEKLMKVEIPVASGTRPKAVKMEKPQRGGGRGRGPGQGQGQGKGSGKGPGKPAHGRPFADAKPQGRGPRRRRAA